AGGTTCTTTATACGTAAAACGATGGTTTAAAATTGTCACAATGCATTTTAACGGCGTTTCGTGAAAATACCGTAATTCCGTCTGTCACAAACGTTTTTCAGAAATCGtcataattttagaaaatgcaccttttctaaaatttagaatacataaactcaaaattctgAATCCGCCCATAAAAGGTGAAAGTAAGTGCAAAACTTTTAtcctattattatatatttatataacttaaatgttttttttttctttttaactcTTCCCTCCTGCATGGTTTCATGTgacttttttcttttaactcCACCTTTCTGCCTTACTACTCTCTCTTTTCACACACAGTGTCACAGTGATAACATGCCAGCAAATAAAGTTTCAGCTTAATTTAGGATTATAGTTAGCTTTAATGTGTCCTTTAAATAAATACTAGTACTTACTAGCTATTAAAAGCATAGTGATTTTGTTAAGAGAGTGCTTAATGGTTTTGGGAAGTTAATTTTGGTAAAGAAGATGGGAGTTGTAACTGTTGCTGAACTCAAGCCAAGCATATCTGGGAAGAGATCTTTTCGTCCAAGTTCTAGTGCAAGACATATTACTGAATggtacataaatatatatatattttctcttttatacTCAATTATATACACTGACagcataaaaaaaaagttactaTATTGATGTAGTTTAATCTAGTTGTCAGATTTTTTGTGTAACAATTAATTCTTCATAGTCCATCTTAGATTGGCATGGGCAGAGCAGGGGGTGTAAGGGGATTCATCTGAACCTACATCGATGGAATATTATGTTGTATATATAAGATCGAAACTATTTTAGTATGTATGTGTAGTAGATGTTGAATTCTCCTGACTTCTTTGTTTGTTTATTCCTTTAGTAAAAATCTTGGTTCAGCCAATTATTGGTACATTTTAGATGGTAGCATGAATTCTGGTGAATTTTGTTACTTGTGAGATGTGATTTGTCAGTTATGCTCAGTTCAGATAAGAGGACTTGCAATTTTCTTAGCTAACTTAATTTTTTCCCCTCTTGAGACTATTTCTATcagaatataaatataaaaagggATTTTCTGCAATTTAGGACTAAAATTTCTACTTATGAGGAAACAGTTTAATAGTTCAACCACCAAAATATctgaataataaattaataaatgcaTTTATGACAGACTAATAAGACCATATTCAAGTACTGATTAAGTGAAAATGGCAATACTTTGTAGTTTATTAGAATCTAATTGTAATGGAACTTACCTTAAAATTTAAGATTGTGGAGTTTCTATTATATCACAAAGTTGAATATCTAAGGCTGCAATCATTGAAAATGACAAACCAAATATCTGACTTTTTAAAGTCCAATGTGTTCAATTGTCTTATTTCAAGATGTGGTGTGAACggtgtacaacaacaacaacatacacgatgtaatcccacaagtgaggttTGAGGAGGGTGGTTAGTACACAAACATTACtcctaccttgtgaaggtagagagacTGCTTCTAATAAACCCTCGGCTCATTGGTGTAAATGGTGTACAACAACAATACCTAGTGTAATATCACAAATAGGGTCTGAGGAGCCGAGCATCTATcagaaacagtctctctacaCCATTGGTGTGAATGGTGTGTGTATACAACAATAATTACTTTCTTGTTTCCAACATGTGTATCTTATGAGGGCCCTCTAGCTAGTACAGATGAGTCCTGCAATTAGCTGTTAGATTACTCCAGACCACAAGATAAATCACAACCAGCAACAAATTTGAAAAACACCAGAAGATGTCTGTCACTTGCTTAAATTGGATCCAAAAACAGAACACACACAGTACTGTAAACTTTGTTCCAACATTTGTATCCATTCAAGATTGtgttttatgtaatttttgGTCCTAAACTATGGTCATACGTGCACGAGCAATATCAGGCTGATTTATGCTCCCCGAAGTGTGTTTCATCTGCTTGATTTTAGATAGCTTTAAGACTCTCCATATATCCAGCATTGTATTCTTGAGATGTAAGTTGCGCCTGTGTGAAACTTTAGGgattattctaagaaaatataaatagagaattatttttttatcgcTTTTCTTGACACTTTCCTAGTTTCCAACTTTTGATCAATGATCATATCCTCTCTTGCAGGCCAATATCTGATGTTTCTAGTGATCTTACTATAGAAGTCGGATCAGCCAGTTTTGCTCTTCACAAGGTACAAAAATGAAGTATttgttctttcttcttctcatgtaatttgaaaatgaaaagcAGAAGTTATGAAAAGAAACGGCTAGTCTAAAGTAGcttgaaaatgatttctaaattaCTAGCTATTATGAGTAGATACCGATATCAATGCAGTCGTGTCCATATGTAAACAATTTATTTCATGGTGTCAAAATTGGGAGAAAAATGAAAAGTAAATAGGAAGATGCAGTACCTTGGAGGCATTTTTTAATGTGATTGGTAATTTGACATTATTTGCAGTTTCCTCTGGTATCTCGAAGTGGAAGAATTCGAAAGCTGCTGCTAGAGGCAAAGGATACAAAGATTTCAAGACTCAATCTTACTGGTCTTCCTGGTGGATCTGATGCATTTGAACTTGCTGCAAAGTTCTGTTATGGTGTGAATGTTGAGATTACCATATCAAACGTGGCGTTACTTAGATGTGCAGCCAGGTTCATGGAAATGACAGAAGACATCTCTGAGAAAAACTTGGAAATTCGTACTGAGGTATTTCTTAAGGATACAGTATTCCCAAACATATCCAACTCGATATCTGTTCTTCATCGCTGTGAAACACTACTACCAGTAGCTGAAGAAGTCAATCTTGTTAGTCGTTTAATTAACGCAATTGCAAGCAATGCCTGTAAAGAGCAGCTGACATCTGGTTTGTCAAAGTTGGAGTATAATTTCCCACCCAAACCTGTCCAATGCCTTGATTCTGAGACGCCATCAGACTGGTGGGGAAAATCACTCGCGATGCTAAATCTTGATTTCTTTCAGAGAGTTCTGTCTGCAGTAAAAACAAAAGGTCTTAAACAAGACATTATCAGcagaattttgataaattatgcCCAAAATTCTCTTCAGGGGATCTTCATCAAGGATCCTCAGTTGGTTAAAGGAAGttatttggatttggatttgcaAAAAAGACAAAGAATCATCGTCGAAACAATAGCTGGCTTACTACCAACACAATCCAGGAAAAGCACAGTGCCAATGGCTTTTCTTTCAAGTTTGTTAAAATCTGCAATAGCAGCATCAGCTTCTACTTCCTGCAGATCTGATCTAGAGAGGCGCATCGGTCTTCAGCTAGATCAGGCAATTCTTGAAGATATTCTCATACCTGCAAATCCACATGGAAACAATCACAGCCCTCTTTATGACATAGATTCTATCTTGAggatcttttcctttttcttgaatttggatGAGGATGATGAAGAGGACAATCGACTAAGGGATGAAAGTGAAATGGTTTACGACTTCGATAGTCCTGGATCTCCCAAACATAGCTCAATCGTTAAAGTGTCGAAATTATTGGATAACTATCTGGCAGAAGTAGCACTAGATTCGAACCTAACACCATCAAAGTATATAGCACTTGCAGAGTTACTTCCAGACCACGCACGACTAGTTTATGATGGATTATATCGAGCTGTCGATATTTTCCTCAAGGTAGGCTGCTTATCCTCATCAACATGTTCCCACTCACCTgttcattattattttcatagaAGGAGTTTAACGGAAGGGTAGCCTTGacgtaactggtaaagttgttgccatgtgatcAAGAGGTCACAGATTTAAGATGTGGAAACAACCTCTTGCAGAAATGTAGGGTAAAGGTTACGTACAATAAACCATTGGTccggcccttccccggaccccgctcATAGCAGAGCTTATTGCACTTTATATAAGGAGTTTAACAAATGTATATGCATTACAGACTATTTTAATATCATGTATGACATTCTCATGGCAGGTTCATCCAAACATTAAGGACTCTGAACGCTATAGACTCTGTAAAACTATAGACTGCCAGAAACTATCGCAAGAAGCTTGCAGTCACGCAGCTCAAAATGAGCGGTTACCTGTGCAAATGGCGGTCCAAGTGCTATATTTTGAACAAATCAGACTGAGAAATGCGATGAACGGAGGGCACAATCAGTTCTTTGGAATGAATAATCAGTTCCCTCAGCGTTCAGGCAGTGGAGCAGGAAGCGGATGTATATCTCCAAGAGATAACTACGCATCAGTCAGGAGAGAAAATAGAGAACTGAAGCTCGAGGTTGCAAGAATGAGAATGAGGCTTACAGATTTAGAGAAAGATCACGTCTCCATGAAACAGGAGCTAGTAAAGTCACATCCTGCTAATAAGTTATTCAAGTCATTCACCAAGAAATTAGGCAAACTCAATGCACTATTCCGAATAAGAGATTTAAAGCCAATAGGGGGAAAGGCTAACTCAGAAAGTCGATTACTTTTTCAGAAGAGAAGGCGCCGTTCAGTGTCTTGATGTTGTACTCTGGTGTGAATAAGAAAAGAGTATATAGTGTTTCATAGTGCTGAGTTTGATGGATGTTGATGTGTTGAGTGAAGTTCTTTCTTGCATTGTCTTTTGATTGTAAACTTGAAAGAAATACTCACTCAAACTTCTACTTTAAAGGTATATAAACCAGCGTGAGTTTTTTTAAGCTTCATGCAGTTTGCACTTAATGCATATGAAAGCACTTATTGTGTTTAAACTTCTAAAGGAATGTCAAAATGGAATCACAATGTATTTCCTTTTGGGGGTTAGCACCAAAAGCAGAaccaaaatttgaagtttatgagttcCTCCAACTTCCTACAAGAATCTCAAACTATTGGGTTCACGTGAACCTACATGTTATATTGTAGATCCTCCCCTGGTTATCACTCAAGAGTGGCTACAATCGGACTTCCTTGGCCTATTTTACAAAGAAGTTTAGTGTGCATCACGAACTCTTCGATCTACAAGCCAAGTCTTCTTTGATAGGAACTTTTGCGGCATTTCCAGCCCTGGTGACTTGATGAATTCATCTCTAGGCTATTCACGATTTAGCTGCTTGCATTTGGCTCCTCCATAATCCCAGCCCCATTACTCATTTCATCAATTGCACATCGATTAAAAAAAGGAGTAAATTCAGTTATCTGCTTATCGTTGATTCTTCTCTACCGTTGGATACTTTTCTCATTAGCTTGATCCAAATAGATTGACTTGCCTTTGTCTGCAAAGTTCACACCGGCCATTTCTAAGTCGTTAGATAAGATCTTGCTTGAGTTTTGGGTGAATGTAGATGGCTTTCCAGAGAAAAATCCAGAAATTCTTCTACCACATGTTGGACTTCTCTGTTGGCCTTAACATGCAAGGTTGCAAGCTGCGTTCATGATGTACAACGACTGGCACTTCAAAAAGCGCCACTTAACCAATTATAGTTTGGAGAACTATCTTTAATAGGAACGACTGTTGTCATAGTCAACAAGGTTGAAACTTAAAAAGAATAAAGACTTGAAAACTGGGGGTTGGGGAGACGGAATCCTAGCTAACAAACATATAGATCTTACAATCTCGTGATAATAAgaaatttcaaaagaaaagtATGTCTTATTACTTCACAAGACAGATTTCGCCTTCTCAACCAATGTAATATTCATGTCAAGCAGTGGGAAAGAGGGATAACAAAAAGACAACTTCAACTCCCGACATTGAGTAACATTAAGCTCTCTACTGATAGTATAACAGACAAATAGCGGAGGAGAATAATACAAAGTGCTCCGAGTTTACTTTAAATTCAATGGTGAACTTCCCCGACTTGACAACTGCATATTGGAGAGCGAAAGACCAGACTAAGATAGTATTAGGTTAACTGTACCAATTGTACTTTCATTGAAGAAGGTGCTCTAGATAAAGAGGCATCCACCTTTGACCCTGTAACAAATCCAGCCTGGAACTCTGGCAACATCATGGGAGCCAACGTGAAGGAAGACCGCAGCATGTAAGGAGCAATTGGTAAATCTGGAAGCGAAGAAGGTGATGAACTATATTGTACTGTTCCCAAAGGATGATCAAATTTACAAGCGCTGCCAAACTTGCAGAATCCCTTCAGTAGATAAAAGGAACAAGGCTGCACCCCCTGCTTTAAAAATGTACATCAGCGGAACGCTCAAACACAAAGACTAACAGGAAACAATACTTTCAGACAGTCAACCAACATCATTTTCCAGACAAACACAAGAAAATATAAACCATTACTTTAGACGACTCCCTCTCCTGGAAATACACAATATTTTGACATCATTGCAGGCAGTTGAGCATGAGCAATTCCATATGCATGTGATTATAATGATGGTTGTTGAGAACACAAGCTGCTAAATCCCTCCCAGCTCAATAAATAGTtccaaataatttttggaaatgacATGGAAAAGCATGCTATGAAGAACGGAACAAAGAAATCATTACCTTCCACAGCTTAGCAATTATTAACTACTGTGCACAAAAGAAATTGCTCAAATAAACAAAGCATTCAGACCCGTAGCTCTTAATAGTAGCAGATTTAGAGAAACAACCATCACAAGAAGTAATGACGCACATGCATCTGCGCACTGGTAACAAAATTCTTAGAAAGGGAAAGCCTGGCCAAAAAACAACTAGattcatcattttctttatGACCAAACAAAGGGCAACATTCATCACTGTCTAATCGTAGAAAGATCTTGGTAAACTGTAAGTCCAAATCCACACAGTTAAGTTCATTAAATTTAACTAAACAAACGAAAAAACAAACATTGACTAACTTAGAATTCCCTTCATGGATGTAACTATACTGCCGTGTAATTAGgtcaaatttttctttgtttaaaGTACAGAACTGAACTCACAGAACGTGTGCTGCCAATTGCCAACAAGAATAACCAATAAAAACACAACAAACCTGCAACTTCCCTGGTTGATGCACAGCATATTACACATCCATTAATTTTCTTCATGCTAAATAAAGACATTTTGTTATGACATCATACAATGAAACAAAAACAGGTTACGAACAAATGTGACAATCTCATGGCAAACCCTGGTAACTCATATCGTAGTGCAGTTATGCAAACACTTCACTTAAGTTAAAGGAAGTCTCTAGAGAACTGCATTGGACTTTTAAACAGTTAAGAGGAACTAAACTAGGAGATCCTCCTCTTCAAATACATTGTTACCACAAGAAGTTTATAAGGAGAGATATAGCAATTCAACAAATATACAAAAATCCGAACACTAATTCATGCTGGTGAGTTTTAACAATGCAGATATAATCTTCAACCAGCAATGATCAAACTGAAGGAAGGAGAGAGTTAATGCAACTTTGTGTGATGTATGGATAGGCGCATATCACAAGTTCTAACTATGTTGCAGAGAAGAGCCTGGCATTTAATTTGAGATGGGTAGAGAGGCAGGTCTATTATCCATCGAGTTTTGAACTGTACGCCATGTCGCCATTAGACCCTCGAATTTCTCGGTAATCAAGAAAGGAAAAGGAGACAGATAATGTAGCTTCATTGATCACAAATCTATAACACGTGAGCACCAAATTTAAGCAACACAACAATCATTAAAAAATCCTCTTCCTGTACGCTTCTCCCCTCTTTCATGTATCATTGACTTCTAGTCAGATCCATAAATAAGGAACCTCAAAGTCCAGCATACGTTACTAACAATGAAACATTAGCATTGCAATTGGCAAAAATCCTCAAAAGGAAAACCACAACATAAAGTTCAATATAATCAAGCTTCAGAACCGAATGCACACAAAAATTTCTAGACACAAAAATCTACTCGAGCACAATGAAGCAAGAACATGAAGACTTAGCAAGAACAATGTGAATGTTTTTACCCGGGTAGATTATAAATCGTCATGTCAAATCAaacaaaaatgaagaaagaagaaacagTATCATACCGGACGCAAAGGAAGGCCTAAGGGGCTGAAAGCACAGTTTGTCTTTGATGCAATCCAGTCAGCTGGATGGTGAAACTTACAAGATGATCCAAATTTACAGTCCCCAGTTTTCACATAGTGTTGACATATGGATTGACCAGGTCTCTCAGGAAAACTCTTTTCCTTCTGTGTTTTGCTTGAAGGGCTAGCAGCAGGGGGTAATGGCGAGTAAGGTCCTGCGAAGGCATGTGGAGAAGATGCTAGCTGTGATATCCCATAGACAGATGTCAGCCCAGCAGAGGGTTGAGCACCAGGAGATAGTGCAGGACTTACTGGTCCCTGCAACAAGTAAATTAATCACCGCATAGAAAAAGAGATTACATCATTGCAGAAGGTTGATAGAGAGGAGATCTTTATATTACCGAGTAAGGGCTCCAGTTCTGAATGGTAACCACTCCTGGGTGAAGCAACACTGGACCATAAGCACTAGGTACATATGACCCAGGTAAAAGTGGAGGCCTTGCTACTCTAAGACCAGTTAATGCACTGTTATATTCCTCAGGAGGAGCAGGAAGAGACTGCACTGTCGGATAAAATGGACGTGCAGGTGCTGGCACTGATATACCAGCAGGTTGAGGGTGATCGAATTTACATGTTATACCAAATTTGCAATGCCCCGTTTTCAAATAATAGGTGCATTCAATTTCCCCCTGTTGTAATTGTTGAATATTAGATGGCTAACAAAGAAAGTTAACACAATTGCACACACATAAAACCATGAGACAATTACCGTGCGTAATGGATATCCATAAGTATTTAGTGGTATATTGCTCAAGGTTCCGCCAAAGTTCCTAGGGTGGTGGAATTTGCAGGATACACCAAATTTACAGGTCCCTGTTCTTAAATAGTACTGCGCATGAACATTGT
This DNA window, taken from Solanum dulcamara chromosome 3, daSolDulc1.2, whole genome shotgun sequence, encodes the following:
- the LOC129882905 gene encoding zinc finger CCCH domain-containing protein 32-like isoform X2, with translation MELYGQSTGSNESQSDHQSEWVSVEPETGSMQKLGLFGREIYPERPGVPDCSYYMRNGSCGYGPNCRFNHPRDRDRPYGGKIQLGGVEFPERMGEPICQYYLRTGTCKFGVSCKFHHPRNFGGTLSNIPLNTYGYPLRTGEIECTYYLKTGHCKFGITCKFDHPQPAGISVPAPARPFYPTVQSLPAPPEEYNSALTGLRVARPPLLPGSYVPSAYGPVLLHPGVVTIQNWSPYSGPVSPALSPGAQPSAGLTSVYGISQLASSPHAFAGPYSPLPPAASPSSKTQKEKSFPERPGQSICQHYVKTGDCKFGSSCKFHHPADWIASKTNCAFSPLGLPLRPGVQPCSFYLLKGFCKFGSACKFDHPLGTVQYSSSPSSLPDLPIAPYMLRSSFTLAPMMLPEFQAGFVTGSKVDASLSRAPSSMKVQLVQLT
- the LOC129882904 gene encoding BTB/POZ domain-containing protein At1g03010-like isoform X2 → MPISDVSSDLTIEVGSASFALHKFPLVSRSGRIRKLLLEAKDTKISRLNLTGLPGGSDAFELAAKFCYGVNVEITISNVALLRCAARFMEMTEDISEKNLEIRTEVFLKDTVFPNISNSISVLHRCETLLPVAEEVNLVSRLINAIASNACKEQLTSGLSKLEYNFPPKPVQCLDSETPSDWWGKSLAMLNLDFFQRVLSAVKTKGLKQDIISRILINYAQNSLQGIFIKDPQLVKGSYLDLDLQKRQRIIVETIAGLLPTQSRKSTVPMAFLSSLLKSAIAASASTSCRSDLERRIGLQLDQAILEDILIPANPHGNNHSPLYDIDSILRIFSFFLNLDEDDEEDNRLRDESEMVYDFDSPGSPKHSSIVKVSKLLDNYLAEVALDSNLTPSKYIALAELLPDHARLVYDGLYRAVDIFLKVHPNIKDSERYRLCKTIDCQKLSQEACSHAAQNERLPVQMAVQVLYFEQIRLRNAMNGGHNQFFGMNNQFPQRSGSGAGSGCISPRDNYASVRRENRELKLEVARMRMRLTDLEKDHVSMKQELVKSHPANKLFKSFTKKLGKLNALFRIRDLKPIGGKANSESRLLFQKRRRRSVS
- the LOC129882904 gene encoding BTB/POZ domain-containing protein At1g03010-like isoform X1 produces the protein MGVVTVAELKPSISGKRSFRPSSSARHITEWPISDVSSDLTIEVGSASFALHKFPLVSRSGRIRKLLLEAKDTKISRLNLTGLPGGSDAFELAAKFCYGVNVEITISNVALLRCAARFMEMTEDISEKNLEIRTEVFLKDTVFPNISNSISVLHRCETLLPVAEEVNLVSRLINAIASNACKEQLTSGLSKLEYNFPPKPVQCLDSETPSDWWGKSLAMLNLDFFQRVLSAVKTKGLKQDIISRILINYAQNSLQGIFIKDPQLVKGSYLDLDLQKRQRIIVETIAGLLPTQSRKSTVPMAFLSSLLKSAIAASASTSCRSDLERRIGLQLDQAILEDILIPANPHGNNHSPLYDIDSILRIFSFFLNLDEDDEEDNRLRDESEMVYDFDSPGSPKHSSIVKVSKLLDNYLAEVALDSNLTPSKYIALAELLPDHARLVYDGLYRAVDIFLKVHPNIKDSERYRLCKTIDCQKLSQEACSHAAQNERLPVQMAVQVLYFEQIRLRNAMNGGHNQFFGMNNQFPQRSGSGAGSGCISPRDNYASVRRENRELKLEVARMRMRLTDLEKDHVSMKQELVKSHPANKLFKSFTKKLGKLNALFRIRDLKPIGGKANSESRLLFQKRRRRSVS
- the LOC129882905 gene encoding zinc finger CCCH domain-containing protein 32-like isoform X1, with the translated sequence MELYGQSTGSNESQSDHQSEWVSVEPETGLDGSMQKLGLFGREIYPERPGVPDCSYYMRNGSCGYGPNCRFNHPRDRDRPYGGKIQLGGVEFPERMGEPICQYYLRTGTCKFGVSCKFHHPRNFGGTLSNIPLNTYGYPLRTGEIECTYYLKTGHCKFGITCKFDHPQPAGISVPAPARPFYPTVQSLPAPPEEYNSALTGLRVARPPLLPGSYVPSAYGPVLLHPGVVTIQNWSPYSGPVSPALSPGAQPSAGLTSVYGISQLASSPHAFAGPYSPLPPAASPSSKTQKEKSFPERPGQSICQHYVKTGDCKFGSSCKFHHPADWIASKTNCAFSPLGLPLRPGVQPCSFYLLKGFCKFGSACKFDHPLGTVQYSSSPSSLPDLPIAPYMLRSSFTLAPMMLPEFQAGFVTGSKVDASLSRAPSSMKVQLVQLT